One region of Methanobacterium sp. genomic DNA includes:
- a CDS encoding methanogenesis marker 5 protein: protein MKVAIFPPNSLILADLVERKGHEALALQKEIRKKVIDPEIDSPPFNITEEEPIKGLKYAAIEVPSGVRGRMAIFGPLIDEADAAIIMEEAPYGFGCVGCARTNELSMYCLRKKNIPILELRYPASKEEAIEMVNTINTFLDKLEEKDG from the coding sequence ATTAAAGTAGCTATATTTCCTCCTAACTCCTTAATACTCGCAGATTTAGTTGAAAGAAAGGGGCACGAAGCCCTGGCATTACAAAAGGAAATCAGAAAGAAGGTTATAGATCCTGAAATTGATTCACCACCATTTAACATTACTGAAGAAGAACCTATAAAAGGGCTTAAATATGCGGCAATTGAAGTTCCATCAGGTGTTAGGGGAAGAATGGCCATATTTGGTCCTTTAATTGATGAAGCAGATGCTGCAATTATAATGGAAGAAGCACCATACGGATTTGGATGTGTGGGGTGTGCAAGAACAAATGAACTTTCGATGTACTGTTTAAGAAAGAAAAACATTCCTATTTTAGAACTTCGATACCCAGCATCAAAGGAAGAAGCAATAGAAATGGTAAACACTATTAACACATTCTTAGACAAACTGGAGGAAAAAGATGGTTAA
- a CDS encoding DUF2111 domain-containing protein — translation MQITPFSTGKEIAPFALAVHELVHKLPTTMRTKNSTGVRIEEGKIIDYEYTGPVLEKVLSEGRIIQEIPERGVYKGIPVIVVPIKENDEVICALGLVDITRGVFSDLMHITRRPAEIKEEPRGEFY, via the coding sequence ATGCAGATAACTCCTTTTTCAACTGGTAAGGAAATAGCGCCATTTGCACTTGCTGTTCACGAGCTTGTACATAAATTGCCCACAACAATGAGGACAAAAAACTCCACGGGAGTTAGAATTGAAGAGGGAAAAATAATTGATTATGAGTATACTGGTCCGGTCTTGGAAAAAGTACTTTCTGAAGGTAGAATAATCCAGGAAATTCCAGAAAGAGGAGTATATAAAGGAATTCCTGTTATCGTTGTACCAATAAAAGAGAATGATGAAGTTATTTGTGCATTAGGACTTGTTGACATAACCAGAGGAGTGTTCAGTGATCTTATGCACATTACAAGAAGACCAGCGGAAATTAAAGAAGAGCCACGGGGGGAGTTTTATTAA
- a CDS encoding methanogenesis marker 6 protein: MSPDLENLDVTRMIILGPSAKINQAELVQKLHMLELPLTIKSTCYGAMVHGPEDVVMDAVEKIRKLDPYNIFTKDRGFPPGDPRRCRAKRGAAREGFHQLEKEFELLEGVSEALAKPRGVYVEKPCKIDPELLKKIIEECE; the protein is encoded by the coding sequence ATGTCGCCAGATCTTGAAAATTTGGATGTGACCCGGATGATAATATTAGGACCTTCTGCAAAGATAAATCAGGCAGAACTTGTCCAGAAACTCCATATGCTGGAACTTCCACTTACCATTAAGTCAACATGTTACGGAGCTATGGTTCATGGCCCGGAAGATGTTGTCATGGACGCCGTGGAGAAAATAAGGAAATTAGACCCTTACAATATTTTTACTAAGGATAGAGGGTTTCCTCCAGGCGATCCAAGACGATGCAGAGCTAAAAGAGGGGCTGCAAGAGAAGGTTTTCATCAGCTTGAAAAGGAATTTGAGCTTCTTGAAGGTGTAAGTGAAGCGCTTGCAAAGCCCAGGGGAGTGTATGTGGAAAAACCATGTAAAATTGATCCTGAATTGCTTAAAAAGATCATTGAAGAATGTGAATAA
- a CDS encoding methanogenesis marker 15 protein: MVKIAQLSCGTEYSGIQKEIEKAARTFGAEIVIPEADLDYIEEAYNKFGFTAASSSIHLMIARAISLVEGKSDADAVFIATCFRCAEGALVRNEIRRFIQQNTNLPVVTYSFTERTKADELFIRMEALSTIVDRKSLLAREKQEGLTLGIDSGSTTTKVVLMENDKILGTGWVPTIDVIKSAQDGMDIAFQDTEYGLDDIDGMGVTGYGRLTIGKHFGAALIQEELSVNSKGAVYLAGRQKGEATVLDIGGMDNKVITVNDGIPDNFTMGGICAGASGRFLEITARRLGVDISELGALALKGNFKKALLNSYCIVFGIQDLVTSLAAGGSKEDVAAAACYSVAEQVYEQQLQEIDVREPVIQVGGTSLIEGLVEAVSTVLGGIEIIVPENSQHIGAVGAALLVSGLGKK, from the coding sequence ATGGTTAAAATAGCACAGTTATCGTGTGGGACAGAATACAGCGGTATTCAAAAGGAGATTGAAAAAGCCGCTCGAACATTTGGTGCTGAAATAGTTATTCCAGAAGCAGATCTGGACTACATTGAGGAAGCATACAATAAATTCGGTTTTACTGCTGCAAGTTCAAGCATACATCTGATGATAGCACGAGCAATATCCCTGGTTGAGGGAAAATCAGATGCAGACGCTGTTTTCATTGCAACATGCTTTAGATGTGCTGAAGGCGCACTTGTAAGAAATGAAATCAGACGTTTTATCCAGCAAAACACAAATTTACCGGTTGTAACTTATTCATTTACAGAAAGAACAAAGGCTGATGAGCTTTTTATAAGAATGGAGGCTTTATCCACCATTGTAGATAGAAAAAGCTTGCTTGCACGTGAAAAACAGGAAGGCCTGACCCTTGGAATAGATTCAGGCTCCACAACCACCAAAGTGGTTTTAATGGAAAATGATAAAATACTTGGAACCGGCTGGGTTCCTACAATCGATGTTATAAAATCTGCTCAAGATGGGATGGATATTGCCTTTCAAGACACAGAATACGGGTTAGATGATATCGATGGAATGGGAGTAACTGGATATGGAAGACTAACCATAGGAAAACATTTTGGTGCGGCATTAATCCAGGAAGAACTGAGTGTAAACTCAAAAGGAGCTGTATACTTGGCAGGTCGGCAGAAAGGTGAAGCTACAGTTCTTGATATTGGTGGAATGGACAATAAGGTTATTACTGTTAACGATGGTATTCCTGATAACTTCACCATGGGGGGGATCTGTGCAGGAGCATCGGGAAGATTCCTTGAAATAACTGCAAGAAGACTGGGGGTGGACATTAGCGAACTTGGAGCCCTGGCATTAAAAGGAAACTTCAAAAAAGCTTTATTAAACAGTTACTGCATAGTATTTGGTATCCAGGATCTGGTCACATCACTTGCTGCTGGAGGTTCAAAGGAAGATGTAGCCGCCGCTGCTTGTTATTCTGTTGCTGAACAGGTTTATGAACAGCAGCTCCAGGAAATCGATGTTCGAGAACCTGTAATTCAGGTTGGGGGGACATCTCTTATAGAAGGACTTGTAGAAGCTGTAAGCACTGTACTGGGTGGTATTGAAATTATCGTACCTGAAAATTCCCAGCATATCGGCGCTGTTGGAGCTGCACTTTTAGTATCTGGACTGGGGAAAAAATAG
- a CDS encoding methanogenesis marker 17 protein, translating into MLVECYDPQGAEVYEMIIRQILQDVQIGRAIKDMKVFVDPREPVFIIAVKYEKITSPVTIDDFTEYKYDENENMTYIRVKDETYLPELLQKLWEIEGREKIRQPSRFEVIINDPKTELKGLAIHDPKEDLKKRIYDAIFRIIPEGFKVIRHYSKEDIIAMVCSDEIIKEEWIKKQEEMIKSLEDEV; encoded by the coding sequence ATGTTAGTTGAATGTTATGATCCACAGGGTGCAGAAGTTTATGAGATGATAATAAGGCAGATACTGCAGGATGTACAGATTGGGAGGGCAATAAAGGACATGAAAGTCTTTGTAGACCCCCGAGAACCAGTATTTATAATTGCAGTTAAATATGAAAAGATCACATCTCCAGTTACTATCGATGATTTTACAGAATATAAATACGATGAAAATGAAAATATGACATATATAAGAGTTAAAGATGAAACCTATCTTCCAGAACTGCTTCAAAAACTATGGGAAATAGAGGGGAGAGAAAAAATACGGCAGCCAAGCAGGTTTGAAGTAATTATCAATGATCCAAAGACAGAGCTTAAGGGCCTGGCAATTCACGACCCAAAAGAAGATCTGAAAAAAAGGATATACGACGCCATATTCAGGATTATCCCTGAAGGTTTTAAGGTTATCAGACATTATTCTAAGGAAGATATCATTGCAATGGTATGTTCTGATGAGATTATTAAAGAAGAATGGATTAAAAAGCAGGAAGAAATGATTAAAAGCTTGGAGGATGAGGTATGA
- a CDS encoding radical SAM protein, translating into MRESKFAHITKVHPCFNEKMHDKVGRIHVPIAPKCNIQCNFCTRDINKCEVRPGVTSRVMTVDDAIAHVRKVTAEMPISVVGVAGPGDALFNEETFEFFKRAGEEFPDLIKCMSTNGLLLPDKADLLAELKINSVTVTVNAVDPEIGEEIYAGVFYDGKIYRGREGFEILSRNQLEGIEKVARKGIVIKVNAVLIPGLNEDHIVDIAREAKKRGASLMNVIPLIPLNKFKDYEKPGCTLISQVRDQVEEIIPVFRACSQCRADAYGVPGKKDKHLDMTPMSHY; encoded by the coding sequence ATGAGAGAAAGTAAATTTGCCCACATAACAAAGGTACACCCTTGCTTTAACGAGAAAATGCACGATAAAGTTGGAAGAATCCACGTTCCAATTGCACCTAAATGTAATATTCAGTGTAATTTCTGTACAAGAGATATAAACAAATGTGAAGTTCGTCCAGGAGTTACTTCAAGAGTAATGACCGTGGATGATGCGATAGCACATGTAAGAAAGGTTACAGCAGAAATGCCCATATCTGTCGTCGGTGTTGCTGGTCCGGGAGATGCCCTTTTTAATGAAGAAACATTTGAGTTCTTTAAAAGGGCTGGTGAGGAATTTCCAGACCTCATAAAATGTATGAGTACAAATGGACTTTTATTACCCGATAAGGCTGATTTACTGGCCGAACTTAAGATTAATTCAGTTACAGTTACTGTAAATGCTGTTGACCCTGAAATTGGAGAGGAGATTTATGCAGGAGTCTTTTATGATGGAAAGATTTACAGAGGCAGAGAAGGGTTTGAAATACTTTCCAGAAATCAGCTTGAGGGAATAGAAAAGGTGGCTCGAAAGGGAATCGTTATTAAAGTAAATGCAGTGCTGATTCCGGGATTAAATGAAGATCATATCGTGGATATAGCCAGAGAAGCTAAAAAAAGAGGCGCATCACTTATGAATGTAATTCCACTGATACCTCTTAACAAGTTCAAAGACTATGAAAAACCAGGCTGCACACTGATAAGTCAGGTAAGAGACCAGGTTGAGGAGATAATCCCAGTATTTAGAGCATGCAGCCAATGCAGGGCAGATGCATATGGAGTTCCTGGTAAAAAGGACAAACACCTTGATATGACTCCAATGAGCCATTATTAA